One part of the Olleya sp. YS genome encodes these proteins:
- a CDS encoding 50S ribosomal protein L25/general stress protein Ctc — MKSITINGSKRESVGKKATQALRNAGQVPCVLYGGDKPVHFSAPELAFSKLVYTPNAHTVVIELDNGEKLDAILQDIQFHPVTDRILHVDFYQTFADKEITMDIPVNFIGNPRGVRNGGVLRKNRRSLRVKAIPGNLPDFIDAEISELKIGSKLYITKLENEAYKFMHPDNTVVCLVRRSRAAVVEDEDEDEEGAEAGDVPATETDDVAAVKE; from the coding sequence ATGAAATCAATTACAATCAACGGATCCAAAAGAGAAAGCGTGGGCAAAAAAGCAACTCAAGCCTTACGTAATGCTGGTCAGGTTCCTTGCGTTTTATACGGAGGAGACAAACCAGTGCATTTCTCTGCACCAGAATTAGCCTTCTCAAAACTTGTATACACGCCAAATGCACATACAGTTGTGATTGAGCTAGATAATGGTGAAAAATTAGATGCAATTTTACAAGACATCCAATTTCACCCAGTAACAGACAGAATCTTACACGTAGATTTTTATCAAACTTTTGCAGACAAAGAAATTACAATGGACATTCCTGTAAACTTCATTGGTAACCCAAGAGGTGTTAGAAATGGTGGTGTTTTACGTAAAAACAGACGTAGTTTAAGAGTAAAAGCTATACCTGGAAATTTACCAGATTTTATCGATGCAGAAATTTCTGAATTAAAAATTGGTAGCAAATTATACATTACTAAATTAGAAAACGAAGCATATAAGTTTATGCATCCAGATAATACAGTTGTGTGTTTAGTAAGACGTTCTAGAGCTGCAGTTGTTGAAGATGAAGATGAAGATGAAGAAGGAGCAGAAGCAGGTGATGTACCAGCAACAGAAACTGATGATGTAGCAGCAGTTAAAGAATAG
- a CDS encoding ribose-phosphate pyrophosphokinase, which yields MPNTKPEAKIFSITQSKTLAEKIAAAYGTELGKVITSTYSDGEFQPSYEESIRGTRIFIIGSTNPSSENLMEMLLMIDAAKRASARHVTAVLPYFGWARQDRKDKPRVPIAAKLVAKMLEAAGATRIITMDLHADQIQGFFEKPVDHLFASTIFLPYLKELNLDNLTIASPDMGGSKRAYAYSKALESDVVICYKQRAKANVISHMELIGDVTGKNVVLVDDMVDTAGTLTKAADVMMERGALSVRAICTHPILSGNAYERIENSKLEELIVTDSIPLKQESKKIKVLSCSDLFAEVMQNVHYNKSISSKFLM from the coding sequence ATGCCAAATACAAAGCCAGAAGCTAAAATATTTTCTATCACTCAAAGTAAAACTTTGGCTGAGAAAATTGCTGCTGCATATGGAACAGAGTTAGGTAAAGTTATTACTTCAACATATAGTGATGGTGAGTTTCAACCATCTTATGAAGAATCTATAAGAGGAACACGTATTTTTATAATAGGATCAACCAATCCAAGTTCAGAAAACTTAATGGAAATGTTGTTAATGATAGATGCTGCTAAACGCGCATCTGCAAGACACGTTACAGCTGTTTTACCATATTTTGGTTGGGCAAGACAAGATAGAAAAGACAAACCTAGAGTACCTATAGCTGCAAAATTAGTAGCAAAAATGCTAGAAGCTGCTGGTGCGACTAGAATTATCACAATGGATTTACATGCAGATCAGATACAAGGGTTTTTTGAAAAACCAGTAGACCACTTGTTTGCATCTACTATATTTTTACCTTATTTAAAAGAATTAAACTTAGATAATCTAACGATTGCTTCACCAGATATGGGTGGATCAAAACGTGCCTATGCTTATTCTAAAGCATTGGAAAGTGATGTTGTAATATGCTACAAGCAACGTGCTAAAGCAAATGTAATTTCGCATATGGAATTAATTGGTGATGTTACTGGTAAAAATGTGGTATTAGTTGATGATATGGTAGATACTGCTGGTACATTAACCAAAGCAGCAGATGTCATGATGGAACGTGGCGCATTAAGTGTAAGAGCCATTTGTACACATCCAATATTATCTGGAAATGCTTATGAGCGAATTGAAAACTCTAAATTAGAGGAATTAATAGTAACAGATTCTATTCCACTGAAGCAAGAAAGTAAAAAAATAAAAGTATTAAGCTGCTCAGATTTGTTTGCAGAAGTTATGCAAAATGTTCATTACAACAAGTCTATTAGCTCTAAGTTTTTAATGTAG
- the pdeM gene encoding ligase-associated DNA damage response endonuclease PdeM — translation MKTQSISIKNNTFILHPSGAVYWQDEQMLLIADVHFGKVTHFRKHGIAVPQDALYKNFERLDEVISYFKPKSLYFLGDLFHSYLNTEWQLFEIWANKQSCDIILVKGNHDIISPLLYNDLGIQIIVELKYKGFHLTHHPTITDNYFNFAGHIHPGITLSGLGKQRLTLPCFYSSNQQLILAAFGAFTGKHIMEPTEDNIIYAIADDEVIKITPNNNRTVNAIKKP, via the coding sequence ATGAAAACGCAATCTATTTCCATAAAAAACAACACCTTTATTTTACACCCTAGTGGTGCTGTGTATTGGCAGGACGAGCAAATGTTGCTTATTGCAGATGTACATTTTGGAAAAGTCACACATTTTAGAAAACATGGTATTGCAGTACCTCAAGACGCTTTATATAAAAATTTTGAACGTTTAGATGAAGTTATTTCCTATTTCAAGCCCAAATCGCTCTATTTTTTAGGTGATTTGTTTCATAGTTATTTAAATACCGAATGGCAACTTTTTGAAATATGGGCTAACAAACAAAGTTGTGATATTATTCTTGTAAAAGGTAATCATGATATTATATCACCACTACTCTACAATGATTTAGGTATTCAAATTATTGTTGAGCTTAAGTATAAAGGATTTCACTTAACACATCATCCAACGATAACAGACAACTACTTTAATTTTGCAGGACATATACATCCAGGAATTACTTTAAGTGGTTTAGGTAAACAGCGTCTAACACTACCTTGCTTTTATAGTTCTAACCAACAACTAATACTGGCAGCTTTTGGAGCCTTTACTGGTAAGCATATTATGGAGCCTACAGAAGATAATATTATCTATGCGATTGCAGATGACGAAGTGATTAAGATTACACCAAACAATAATCGTACAGTTAACGCAATAAAAAAGCCTTAA
- a CDS encoding ligase-associated DNA damage response DEXH box helicase, with the protein MNRSELEQLAKNWFSKQGWAPFSFQKKTWTAFLQGKNGLLNAPTGSGKTYALCVPFVLDYIKTNPDYKTKHQKGAKMIWITPLRALSVEIKQSAERFIEGLEVPLTVGIRTGDTSQKERAAQKRKMPDILITTPESLQLLLASKDYDKTFKNLTAVVVDEWHELLGSKRGVQMELALSRFKTIAPKLRIWGISATIGNLEQARQVLLGVNSEAFENSVLVRSTLKKKIKVKSIIPKKMETFPWRGHMGLHLIEDVIPIINNSKTTLLFTNTRAQCEIWFQRLLAAHPEFAGVIAMHHGSINKETRLWVEQAIRTGDLKAVVCTSSLDLGVDFAPVETIIQIGGPKGVARFLQRAGRSGHQPGKESVIYFLPTYALELIEASALQEAVKNEVIEDRIPYLNSFDVLVQYLTTLAVSNGFYPEPIFEEIKTTFCFQTITKAQYQWILNFITMGSQSLQAYDEYKKVDIEEDGKLKVNSRAVAMRHRLQIGTIVSDAVLTVKFLKGGFIGSIEEWFVSKLKPGDVFTFAGRTLELYRIKNMQVLVKNSKKKKAKVPSWMGGRMTFSSEMSELLRAQLYEVNAENPKLSRELKALQSIFKRQRLESIVPTKDEFLIETFKTREGYHALFYPFEGYFVHEALSSLIAYRISLLSPTSFSIAVNDYGFELLSDQEIDIQSMLDNDLLSTDFLKSDLEKSLNASEMARRKFRDIAVISGLVFKGFPQKLVKSKHLQSSSQLFFGVFQDYEADNLLFQQAFIETFEHQLEEGRLQLALERINQQNIIWKQCKKPTPFSFPIITDRLRAKLSSEKLADRIKRMTAQLEKL; encoded by the coding sequence ATGAACAGAAGTGAATTAGAGCAACTCGCTAAAAATTGGTTTTCTAAACAAGGTTGGGCTCCATTTTCATTTCAGAAAAAAACATGGACAGCCTTCTTACAAGGAAAAAATGGATTGTTAAATGCACCAACTGGAAGCGGAAAAACTTATGCACTATGCGTGCCTTTTGTTTTAGACTATATCAAAACTAATCCCGATTACAAAACAAAGCACCAAAAAGGTGCAAAAATGATATGGATTACACCATTACGTGCACTTTCTGTGGAGATTAAACAATCTGCAGAACGTTTTATCGAAGGTTTGGAAGTCCCTTTAACAGTTGGTATTAGGACAGGAGATACGTCACAAAAAGAACGTGCTGCACAAAAGCGTAAAATGCCAGATATATTAATTACCACACCTGAAAGTTTACAATTGCTTCTCGCCTCTAAAGATTACGATAAAACCTTTAAAAACCTTACTGCTGTTGTTGTAGATGAATGGCACGAGCTATTAGGAAGTAAACGTGGTGTACAGATGGAGTTGGCATTATCGCGTTTTAAAACCATTGCGCCTAAATTGCGTATTTGGGGAATATCAGCAACTATCGGTAATTTAGAACAAGCCAGACAAGTACTGTTAGGCGTAAATTCTGAAGCGTTTGAAAATTCGGTATTAGTACGTTCAACACTTAAAAAGAAAATTAAGGTAAAGTCTATCATCCCAAAAAAAATGGAAACATTTCCTTGGCGTGGACACATGGGATTGCATTTAATAGAAGACGTTATTCCCATTATAAACAACAGTAAAACAACGCTACTGTTCACTAATACGAGAGCACAGTGTGAGATTTGGTTTCAAAGACTACTTGCAGCTCATCCAGAATTTGCAGGTGTTATCGCCATGCATCATGGAAGCATTAATAAAGAAACACGTTTGTGGGTAGAACAAGCAATTCGCACAGGCGATTTAAAAGCAGTAGTCTGCACATCTAGTTTAGATTTAGGTGTGGATTTTGCACCTGTAGAAACCATTATTCAAATTGGAGGCCCAAAAGGTGTTGCACGCTTTTTACAACGTGCTGGAAGAAGTGGTCACCAGCCAGGAAAAGAAAGTGTTATTTATTTTTTACCAACCTATGCGCTAGAACTTATTGAAGCTTCAGCGTTGCAAGAAGCGGTTAAAAATGAAGTAATAGAAGATCGGATTCCGTATTTAAATAGTTTTGATGTGCTAGTTCAGTATTTAACAACATTAGCGGTTTCCAATGGGTTTTATCCTGAACCTATTTTTGAAGAAATAAAAACAACATTTTGTTTTCAAACCATTACCAAAGCACAATACCAATGGATATTAAATTTTATAACCATGGGAAGCCAAAGTCTTCAGGCTTATGACGAATATAAGAAAGTAGATATTGAAGAAGACGGTAAATTAAAAGTAAATAGCAGAGCAGTTGCGATGCGACACAGACTACAAATTGGGACAATTGTTAGTGATGCAGTATTAACTGTAAAGTTTTTAAAAGGCGGTTTTATTGGCTCTATTGAAGAGTGGTTTGTATCTAAACTAAAACCAGGCGACGTCTTTACTTTTGCTGGTCGCACTTTAGAGCTTTACAGAATTAAAAACATGCAAGTACTGGTTAAAAACTCTAAAAAGAAAAAAGCAAAAGTACCAAGTTGGATGGGTGGACGCATGACGTTTTCTTCAGAAATGAGCGAATTACTGAGAGCACAACTCTATGAGGTAAATGCAGAAAACCCTAAACTTTCTAGAGAATTAAAAGCACTTCAATCTATCTTTAAACGTCAACGTTTAGAAAGTATAGTACCAACAAAAGACGAATTTCTAATCGAAACTTTTAAAACACGCGAAGGGTATCATGCATTATTTTATCCATTTGAAGGTTATTTTGTACACGAAGCGTTATCTAGTCTTATTGCTTACAGAATAAGTTTATTATCACCTACTTCGTTTTCAATAGCAGTTAATGATTATGGGTTTGAGTTGTTATCTGATCAAGAAATTGACATTCAAAGTATGTTGGATAATGATTTACTATCAACAGATTTTCTTAAAAGTGACCTTGAAAAAAGTTTAAATGCTAGCGAGATGGCTAGACGAAAATTTAGAGACATTGCAGTGATTTCTGGATTGGTATTTAAAGGATTTCCGCAGAAATTAGTAAAAAGCAAACACTTGCAATCCAGCTCGCAATTATTTTTTGGTGTGTTTCAAGATTATGAAGCAGACAATTTATTATTTCAGCAAGCCTTTATTGAAACTTTTGAGCATCAGTTGGAAGAAGGACGCTTACAATTGGCTTTAGAGCGCATAAACCAGCAAAATATTATCTGGAAACAATGCAAAAAACCGACCCCTTTTTCTTTTCCTATTATTACAGATAGATTACGTGCTAAACTGTCTTCAGAGAAATTAGCAGATCGTATTAAGCGTATGACTGCTCAACTAGAAAAGTTATAA
- a CDS encoding ATP-dependent DNA ligase, translated as MKNFADLIRTLDSTNKTTLKVKALAEYFEIASDKDKVWTIAILSHRRPPRPVNTTLLRTWASELSNIPLWLFEESYHIVGDLAETIALIIPDSDKSTTKSLTQFLEEMIALKPKTDEEKKAYLIENWAVLNYYERFVFTKLITGGFRIGVSQKLMTRALSKATGIDEDVLAYKLMGKWDPNTISFNDLILVENASDFLSKPYPFYLAYAIENDPSDLGDVEDWSIEHKWDGIRSQVIIREDELYVWSRGEELVTDKYPEFEAFIGAIPNGTVLDGEILPFINGDLGTFNDLQTRIGRKTVSKALLQKVPVILKIYDLLEWEGKDIRTMPFIERRALLDNLFNTVNNQNLPLQLSPTLTFKSWDEVATERDRAREMQSEGLMIKRKDSAYLVGRKKGDWWKWKVDSLTIDAVLTYAMRGHGRRSNLFTDYTFALWNDNKELVTFAKAYSGLTDAEFRKVDAWIKKNTLERFGPVRSVKPELVFEIAFEGIAFSKRHKSGIATRFPRILRWRHDKKIEDANTLEDIKAMLPNTTVDEQK; from the coding sequence ATGAAAAACTTTGCAGATTTAATAAGGACTTTAGATAGTACCAATAAAACAACTTTAAAAGTAAAGGCACTTGCTGAATATTTTGAAATAGCTTCAGATAAAGATAAAGTATGGACTATTGCTATTTTATCGCATCGAAGACCACCAAGACCTGTAAACACGACACTTTTAAGAACTTGGGCTTCAGAGTTGTCCAATATTCCTTTGTGGTTATTTGAAGAATCCTACCACATCGTTGGTGATTTAGCCGAAACAATTGCACTCATCATTCCTGACTCCGATAAAAGTACAACCAAATCTTTAACCCAGTTTTTAGAGGAAATGATAGCACTTAAACCTAAAACTGATGAAGAAAAAAAAGCCTATCTAATAGAAAATTGGGCAGTTTTAAATTATTACGAACGGTTTGTCTTCACCAAATTAATTACTGGAGGATTTAGAATTGGCGTCAGCCAAAAACTAATGACCAGAGCACTGTCTAAAGCTACAGGAATAGATGAAGATGTTTTAGCTTACAAACTTATGGGAAAATGGGATCCCAATACCATTTCTTTTAACGATTTAATCTTGGTTGAAAATGCTTCAGATTTTTTATCAAAACCCTACCCATTTTACCTCGCATACGCAATTGAAAACGACCCTTCAGATTTAGGTGATGTAGAAGATTGGAGTATAGAACATAAATGGGATGGGATTAGATCTCAAGTTATTATTAGAGAAGATGAACTTTACGTATGGAGTCGTGGTGAAGAATTGGTAACGGACAAATATCCAGAGTTTGAAGCTTTTATTGGTGCTATACCAAATGGAACTGTTTTAGATGGTGAAATTCTTCCGTTTATCAATGGTGATTTAGGTACATTTAACGACTTACAAACACGTATTGGACGTAAAACCGTTTCAAAAGCATTATTGCAAAAAGTACCAGTTATTTTAAAAATCTATGATCTTTTAGAATGGGAAGGAAAGGATATTAGAACAATGCCTTTTATAGAGCGAAGAGCGTTGTTGGATAACTTATTTAATACTGTAAACAATCAAAACCTACCATTACAGCTATCTCCTACTTTAACTTTTAAGTCTTGGGATGAAGTTGCTACAGAACGTGATCGTGCAAGAGAAATGCAAAGTGAAGGCTTAATGATTAAGCGAAAAGATTCTGCCTATTTAGTAGGTAGAAAAAAAGGCGATTGGTGGAAGTGGAAAGTTGATTCACTGACTATTGATGCAGTCTTAACTTACGCTATGCGAGGTCATGGAAGACGCTCTAACCTATTTACAGATTACACCTTCGCACTATGGAATGATAATAAGGAATTAGTCACTTTTGCTAAAGCCTATTCTGGTTTGACTGATGCCGAATTTAGAAAAGTTGACGCTTGGATTAAAAAGAATACCTTAGAACGCTTTGGACCAGTAAGAAGTGTTAAACCAGAACTGGTTTTTGAAATTGCTTTTGAAGGTATCGCCTTTTCAAAACGACACAAAAGTGGTATTGCAACGCGCTTTCCGAGGATTTTAAGATGGCGACACGATAAAAAAATTGAAGACGCAAATACCTTAGAAGATATCAAGGCAATGCTTCCTAACACTACAGTTGATGAACAGAAGTGA
- a CDS encoding ligase-associated DNA damage response exonuclease yields MKTPLLVFNDNGIYCEVAGVYLDPWRPVDKAIITHGHADHSRWGHKKYITHHTNVPIIKHRLGDINVSGRHYNETFIINNVKFSLHPAGHIIGSSQVRVEYKGEVWVFTGDYKLEDDGISAPYEPVKCHTFITECTFGLPAFKWTPQQKVFENINNWWKENKDEGKTSILFGYSLGKAQRLLRYLEPSIGKIYTHGAIENMTEVIRPMVEFPETTRITRDTTKEELKGSMVIAPPSAHGSPWIRKMVPFVTASASGWMTFRGARRRRAIDKGFVLSDHCDWQELLTAIKATEAEKVITTHGYTDIFAKYLREQGYDARTEKTQYDGEQEEAEAKKEVLENA; encoded by the coding sequence ATGAAAACTCCTCTTTTAGTATTTAATGACAATGGTATTTATTGCGAAGTAGCAGGCGTCTATCTTGATCCATGGCGACCAGTTGATAAAGCTATAATCACCCATGGTCACGCAGACCATAGTCGTTGGGGACATAAAAAATACATTACGCATCATACTAATGTTCCAATTATAAAACATCGATTAGGAGATATTAATGTGTCTGGAAGGCATTATAACGAGACTTTTATCATTAACAACGTAAAGTTCTCGCTTCATCCTGCTGGTCATATTATTGGCAGTTCGCAAGTACGTGTCGAATATAAAGGAGAGGTTTGGGTGTTTACAGGAGATTACAAATTGGAAGATGATGGTATTTCTGCACCATACGAACCTGTTAAATGTCACACTTTTATTACAGAATGCACCTTTGGTCTTCCAGCCTTCAAATGGACACCTCAGCAAAAAGTATTTGAGAACATTAATAACTGGTGGAAAGAAAACAAAGATGAAGGCAAAACCTCTATATTATTTGGATATTCTTTAGGTAAAGCCCAACGTTTACTAAGATATTTAGAACCATCCATTGGTAAAATATATACGCATGGTGCTATAGAAAATATGACAGAAGTTATTCGTCCAATGGTCGAATTTCCTGAAACAACAAGAATTACAAGAGACACCACAAAAGAAGAGTTAAAAGGATCCATGGTCATTGCGCCACCAAGTGCACATGGTAGTCCATGGATTAGAAAAATGGTTCCCTTTGTAACTGCTTCTGCAAGTGGTTGGATGACCTTTCGTGGTGCAAGACGCAGACGTGCAATTGATAAAGGGTTCGTCTTATCAGATCATTGCGATTGGCAAGAACTTCTTACTGCTATTAAAGCTACCGAAGCCGAAAAAGTCATTACCACACATGGTTACACAGACATTTTTGCAAAATATTTAAGAGAGCAAGGTTACGATGCCAGAACCGAAAAAACCCAATATGATGGAGAACAAGAAGAAGCTGAAGCAAAAAAAGAAGTCCTAGAAAACGCATGA
- a CDS encoding LacI family DNA-binding transcriptional regulator, which translates to MKKITLKDIANHFNVSISTVSKALNDSPEISKTTSEEIKAYAKEKNYTPNFNALSLKNQRTKTIGIIIPNMLNYYFAQVLKGIEKTATQKGYKIITCISNESHQKEVETIEMLSTGVVDGFILSVAEETETTKKYAHFKSCIEKEIPLVMFDRVVEDIDCDKVITNDFMASVNAVNYLKNKGCKKIAFVAANMDLSVGKLRYDGYLAGLKNNNLDKDDAIIITTHEMYYKNHEAVVNPLFNQTFDAIIASNESVAIAALKLAQEKGINIPQDISVLAFSNGILARHSNPRLSTISQHGEIIGEKAATLLINKLENKIKTTTSETVETDIVLRDSSK; encoded by the coding sequence ATGAAAAAAATCACTTTAAAAGATATTGCTAATCACTTTAATGTATCCATCTCAACGGTATCCAAAGCATTAAATGACAGTCCAGAGATAAGTAAAACAACCTCTGAAGAAATAAAAGCATACGCTAAAGAGAAAAACTATACACCAAATTTTAATGCGTTAAGTTTAAAAAATCAACGTACCAAAACCATAGGAATAATTATTCCTAATATGCTGAATTATTATTTTGCACAAGTGCTAAAAGGCATAGAAAAAACTGCTACTCAAAAAGGATACAAAATAATTACTTGTATCTCTAACGAATCTCATCAAAAAGAAGTCGAAACTATAGAAATGTTATCTACAGGTGTTGTTGATGGATTTATTTTATCTGTAGCTGAGGAGACGGAAACGACAAAAAAGTATGCGCATTTCAAATCTTGTATAGAAAAAGAAATTCCGTTAGTTATGTTTGATCGAGTTGTGGAAGATATAGATTGCGACAAAGTAATCACTAACGATTTTATGGCATCAGTCAATGCAGTAAATTACCTAAAAAATAAAGGTTGTAAAAAAATAGCTTTTGTTGCAGCAAACATGGATTTAAGTGTAGGTAAATTAAGATATGATGGCTATTTAGCAGGTTTAAAAAATAATAATTTAGACAAAGACGATGCTATTATTATCACGACGCATGAAATGTATTACAAAAATCATGAAGCAGTTGTAAACCCCCTTTTTAATCAAACATTTGATGCTATAATCGCCTCTAACGAATCGGTTGCGATTGCTGCATTAAAACTTGCCCAAGAAAAAGGTATAAACATACCACAAGACATCTCTGTCCTAGCTTTTTCTAACGGAATTTTAGCCAGACATTCCAATCCAAGACTAAGTACTATAAGTCAACATGGCGAAATTATTGGAGAAAAAGCTGCCACTTTATTGATTAACAAGTTAGAAAACAAAATTAAAACAACAACTTCAGAAACAGTTGAAACAGATATTGTCTTAAGAGATTCTTCAAAATAA
- a CDS encoding type I phosphomannose isomerase catalytic subunit — MKLYPLQFQPLFKYRLWGGEQLKTELGKEYSETNIGESWEISDVDTNETKVLNGDLKDFTLKQLIKKYKGDFLGQSVYDTFGENFPLLIKFIDAKTPLSVQVHPSNEIAKIRHNSFGKNEMWFVMQAEKNAELIVGFEEKITPSQFETHLKHDTILNVLHKETVQKGDTFYIPTGRVHAIGGGVMLAEIQQTSNITYRIYDYNRVDKTTGQQRELHTEQAKDVLDFTVHKNYKTDYKKKVNTSNKLIHSSYFKSNFLKIEGTLVKDYTKLDSFVIYMCVDGHVKINWKDKIYLLKKGETILLPASIKNISLSSTSCELLEVYL, encoded by the coding sequence ATGAAGTTATATCCATTACAATTTCAACCTCTTTTTAAATATAGACTTTGGGGAGGAGAACAATTAAAAACCGAGCTTGGTAAAGAGTATTCTGAAACCAACATTGGAGAATCATGGGAAATTTCTGATGTAGATACAAATGAGACCAAAGTATTAAATGGTGATTTAAAAGATTTTACATTAAAGCAATTAATCAAAAAATATAAAGGCGATTTTTTAGGACAATCTGTTTATGATACGTTTGGCGAAAACTTTCCGTTACTTATCAAGTTTATTGATGCTAAAACACCATTATCTGTACAAGTACATCCAAGTAATGAGATTGCAAAAATACGTCATAACTCTTTTGGAAAAAACGAAATGTGGTTTGTGATGCAAGCAGAAAAAAATGCAGAACTAATAGTAGGATTTGAAGAAAAAATCACACCTTCTCAATTTGAAACACATTTAAAACACGATACTATTTTAAATGTCTTACACAAAGAAACAGTCCAAAAAGGCGATACATTTTACATCCCAACAGGTCGTGTACACGCAATTGGTGGTGGTGTCATGCTTGCCGAAATACAACAAACTTCTAATATTACCTATAGAATTTACGATTATAACCGAGTAGACAAAACCACAGGACAACAACGAGAACTTCACACAGAGCAAGCTAAAGATGTTTTAGATTTTACGGTCCATAAAAATTATAAAACTGATTACAAAAAAAAGGTAAACACCTCCAACAAGTTAATCCATTCATCATATTTTAAAAGTAATTTTTTAAAGATTGAAGGTACATTAGTAAAAGATTATACTAAATTAGATTCTTTTGTTATTTACATGTGTGTAGATGGTCATGTAAAAATTAACTGGAAAGATAAAATCTATCTACTAAAAAAAGGAGAAACAATATTACTTCCTGCTAGTATAAAAAACATTTCTTTATCTTCAACATCTTGCGAATTATTAGAAGTTTATTTATAA
- a CDS encoding HupE/UreJ family protein — protein MLQEFWINVQYGINHVLDINAYDHVLFLIVLAVPYLFRDWKRVLWLVTMFTIGHSISLVLASFGKVKVDSNLIEFLIPLTILIVATYNVFTAGKTAKSQKIGLLFVSTLFFGLVHGFGFAREFRMNLDEGDNRVIKLLEFALGIEIAQIIIVFIVLFLGYLFQTVFRFSKRDWIMVVSAIVIGLVIPMLLNSPFLD, from the coding sequence ATGCTCCAGGAATTTTGGATAAATGTACAATACGGAATTAATCATGTACTAGATATAAATGCTTACGATCATGTTTTGTTTTTAATTGTTTTAGCTGTACCGTATCTTTTTAGAGATTGGAAGCGTGTATTGTGGTTAGTTACCATGTTTACTATTGGTCATTCTATATCGTTAGTATTGGCTAGTTTTGGAAAAGTCAAGGTTGATAGTAATTTAATTGAGTTTTTAATACCATTAACCATTTTAATAGTCGCTACTTATAACGTTTTTACCGCTGGTAAGACTGCTAAAAGCCAAAAGATTGGGTTGTTATTTGTGTCTACTTTGTTTTTTGGATTGGTACACGGGTTTGGGTTTGCTAGAGAGTTTAGAATGAATCTTGATGAAGGTGATAATAGAGTAATTAAACTTTTAGAATTTGCCTTAGGTATAGAAATAGCACAAATAATAATTGTTTTTATAGTTCTGTTTTTAGGGTATCTCTTTCAAACGGTATTTAGATTTTCTAAACGTGATTGGATTATGGTTGTTTCTGCAATAGTCATTGGATTAGTTATCCCAATGTTACTAAATAGTCCGTTTTTAGACTAG
- a CDS encoding dCMP deaminase family protein, which translates to MPKQKQLKYDKAYLRIATEWGKLSYCKRKQVGALIVKDRMIISDGYNGTPTGFENFCEDDDGYTKWYVLHAEANAILKVASSTQSCKGATLYITMSPCKECSKLIHQAGIIRVVYHQGYKDDSGLKFLEKAGIDIQLIEQLDA; encoded by the coding sequence ATGCCAAAACAAAAACAACTTAAATACGACAAAGCATATCTTAGAATTGCTACAGAATGGGGAAAACTGTCTTATTGTAAACGTAAACAAGTTGGTGCTTTAATAGTGAAGGATAGAATGATAATTTCTGATGGATATAATGGCACACCAACAGGATTTGAAAATTTTTGTGAAGATGATGATGGATACACCAAATGGTATGTATTGCACGCAGAAGCTAATGCTATATTAAAAGTAGCCTCATCAACACAATCTTGTAAAGGTGCAACTTTATACATTACAATGTCACCTTGTAAAGAGTGTAGTAAGCTAATTCATCAAGCTGGCATTATTCGTGTAGTATATCATCAAGGATATAAAGACGATTCTGGGCTTAAGTTTTTAGAAAAAGCAGGAATAGATATACAATTAATAGAACAATTAGACGCGTAA